The following nucleotide sequence is from Streptomyces sp. NBC_00239.
CGGGAGATGCGGGGCAGGACGGCGGTCATCACGGAGACGGTGATGATGGCCTGCGGCATCTGCCAGAGCAGCAGGGCGTAGTTGTAGGCGGTGATGCCGGTGCCGGAGTGGCCCTGCTTCTCGGCGACGGAGCCGGCCCAGGTGGCGAGCTGGGTGACGACGACGAGGCCGAGCTGGTTGGCCAGGACGAAGAAGAACGTCCACTTGGCGAGGCGGGCGGCCTTGCCGAGGCCGTGGCCCTTCCAGTCGAAGCGCAGGCGGGGCCGGAAGCCGGCGTCGCGCAGGTACGGGAACATGGCCAGGGCCTGGACGGTGAGTCCGAGGAGGGTGCCGAGGCCGAGCAGGCGTACGCCGTCGGCGGTGACGTTGGCGGCGGTGACGCCGGAGCTGGTGAATCCGCCGAAGGCCCAGATGAAGGTGCCGAACGTGGCGATGACGACGATGTTGTTGAGGACGGGGGTCCACATCATCGCGCCGAAGCGGCCGCGGGCGTTGAGGATCTGACCGAGCACCACGTGGATGCCCATGAAGAACATGGTGGGCAGGCAGTAGCGGGCGAAGGTGACGGCCACGTCGAGCTGTTCGGGGTCGGATGCGATCTTCGTGGACATCATCCGGATGAACAGGGGTGCGGCGAGCACGCAGACCGTGGTGACGCCGGCGAGGAGGACCACGACGAGGGTCAGGAGTCGGTTGGCGTAGGCCTCGCCGCCGTCGTCGTCGTTCTTCATCGCGCGCACGAGCTGGGGGATGAAGACGGCGTTCAGGGCGCCGCCGCCGACGAGGACGTAGATCATCGTCGGGAGGGTGTTGGCGACCTGGTAGGTGTCGTTGAGGGTGCCGACGCCGATGGCCGCCGCGATCACCAGGGTGCGCAGGAAGCCGGTGATGCGGGAGACGATCGTGCCCGCGGCCATCAGGGCCGAGGACTTCAGCAGGCTCGACGCGCGGCCCGCCGGCTTGGCCGGGGCGGGGGTGGCGACCGGGGGTTCCTCGGCGGCGGGCGTCGGGGGTGCCGGGGTGCCGGGGGCCTGCTGGTCCCGGTAGAGGTGGGCGAAGGCGTCGGGCTCGGGCTGCTCGTCGGCGGCCTCGGTGACCAGGGCGTCCACGCCGACGAACTGGGTGGTGGTGGCGTGGTCGCCGTAGGGCAGGTGGCGGGAGGGGCCGTCGGGCTCGGGCGGCGGGGTCTGGGCCCAGACCCGCGGGTCGGGGGCGTAGCCGGGTGCGGCGGCGGGGCTGCCGTACAGCGGGCCGGGCTCCTGGAAGGTGCCGGGCGGGGGCGGCGGGTGGGAGGCGCGGTCGTAGAGCGCCTCCGTCACCGGGTCCTGCCAGGAGAGGTCCTGGGACCGGTAGGGGTCGCGGTCGTAGGCGTCCTGGACGTACGGGTCCTGGACGTACGGGTCGGGCTGTGGCGGCGCGGGCGGCGTGGCCTGTCCCGGCAGCGGTGCGCCCTGGCCCGTGTCCCGGGCGGGCGCAGGACCGCCGGCGCCCTGCGCGCGGTCACCGTCGTACGGCGCGTTCATCGAAACCCCACCTCATCGTCCCCAGGCCGGCCGGCCACGGCATCGCTCAACGGTCCACTGTCTCACCCGGGCCGGACGGGTCACCGCTTTCGGGTGCGGTGTCCGGTGTCGGGTCACTCGGCTGCGTGCTCTCCTCGGAGGCGGCACGGGCCGCGGCGCGCTTGCGGCTGGCGTACATCTTGATGCAGGCGAGGACGAGGAGCAGCATGCCGCCGGCGATGACGAGCATCACCGTGGCGGTGATCTCGGTGGCGTCGACGACGAAGCGGCGCTCCTTGCCGTAGGGGACGCCTTCTTTGGTGAAGAGCTGTGCGGTGACCTCGACGGGGCCGCTGGCCGTGGCGTTCGCCGTGAACTTGACCGACTGGCTGTGTCCGCCCGTGATGGTGACGTCCTGCTCGGCCTCGCCGGAGTCGCCGAACATCAGTCGGGTGGGGTTGGTGGACTTCACTTTGAGGACGAGGCCCTGGACGTCCTGGACGAGGCTGTTCTGGACGGTGACCGGGACGGTCGCGCTGTGGCCGGAGAGGGTGACGTCCGACTTGGGGATCAGCTGTACCCGCTGGGTGAGGGTGATCAGGTAGTCCTGTACCTCGTTGCGGTAGGTCCGGCCCTCTTGGGCGCGGCCGCGCCAGGAGGTGGACATCTCCCGGTTGAAGGTGTTGCCGAAGGGGAATTCGACCCGCTCGGGCTTGGTGAGGATCACCTTGAAGTTGTCGAGGGTGTTCTGGGTGGTGCGGATCTTCTCGAAGGCGGACTGCGGCAGTTCCTGGCGGCTCAGTGCCTGGGGGTACTGGCCCGCGCCGGGAACCAGGGAGGTGGCGTCCGGGTCCGGCTTGGTCTTGGCGGCGGTTTCGAGGTCGACGGGCAGGGTCCAGCGGCCGGGCTGCAGGGCGCGCAGTGCCTGGGCCATCGTCTGTGCCTGGCTGGCGGTGGGCATGCGCTGCGGGGCGACGACGAAGCTGCGCTGGGCGTCGGCGTCCTGGAGGTTGAGGGCGAGGCTCTGCGCGAGGAAGCGCTGCACGGCGAGCGTGGATTTCTCGGCGCTGAGCATGTCCCCGGTGAAGGCGGTGGAGAGGCGGGCGTCGGCGACGACGGCGGTGCGGCCGGCTCCGATGGGGCGGGCCGCGGACGGGGTGTAGCCGAGGCCGCCGGTCTCCTGGAGGCTGTCGCTGCGTGCGAGCACGTTGTGGGCGCCCGCGGAGGTGGCGACGCTGACGATCGCGGGGTCCACGGCCCCGTCCACCGGCCAGGAGAAGTCCGTGGACGGGGTGACGTGCAGGACGGTCTCCACGGCCTGCTTGGCCTTCTCGGTGGCGGGCCGGAGCTGTCCCAGTGAGCCGGAGACGTTCTTGCCGCGGTGGGCGAGGGAGGCGAGGTCGGGGTCGGCGAAGGGGAGGGCGACGACCTTTTTGCCCTGGACGGCCTGTTCCAGGGCGTTCAGCCAGCGCTTGGCGATGTCCTGGTTGGTGCCGGGTACGGTGCTGCCGTCCGCGGTCCGGACCCGGTAGCTGCCCTTCATCGCGTCGGCGCTGGCGAGCAGGTCGGGGTCGATGACCCAGGTGACGGGCAGCCCGGATCCGAGGGTGACCATCTGCTCCAGGCGGCCGCCGGGGGCGAGCTCGGCTGCGAGGTCGTCGTTCTCGAAGACCGGGGTCTGGGTTTCGTCCGAGCCCGTCTCCGCCGTCAGGTGGGTCGTGGAGATCAGCGGCCACACGTAGCTGAGCTGGGAGCGCTTGGCGGCGGCGTCGGGCTGCCAGGGCAGCAGGGTCCGGCGCAGCCCCAGGACCTGCTCGTACCCGCGGTCGCCGCTTTCACCGGACATCGAGACGCCCAGCGGGTACACGCCGTCCTCGTCGAGCTCCAGCTTGCTCACGGGGATCTTCAGTGTGAAGGGCTGGGCGGTCTTCGCGGCGAGGTCGGGGAGTTTCACCGCGTACGCCGAGTCGATCTCCGAGGGGTCGACACCGGGGCGGAACGTGGTCCCCTCGGTGGCTTCGTCGATCGAGTCGCGTTCGCTGAGGACCGCTCCGACGCGGAGTCCGACGTGTGCCTTCGTGATCGCCTCGGGGCCGCGGTTGAAGACGGTCCCGGTGATCGTGAGGGTGTCGTCCTTCACCGGCGCGCTCGGTGTGAGGGAATCCACGGACACTTCGACCGTGGACGACCCGGAGCGGGGGCCGGCCGGCGTGGACGGGACGGCCGGCGCGCTCGGGGCGGTCGGCGCGGCCTGTGCGGAGGACCCCGCCTGTACGTACACCAGCCCGGCCAGCACCGGCGTTCCGGCGAGCAGAACGACTGCCCGCCGCAGCCAGCGGCGGGCAGGAGCGGGGGTGGTCCCCTGGATGTCTGCCGCCTCGGCCACGCGCTCGCCCGTCCCTCGTCGTGTCAGTGGTCGTCGGTTGTGCGTCCACGCATGGTAACGAGAGCCGCTGGGCGTGAGTGCCGCGGACTGCTCCACATGATCGCCGGGGCCCGGGTGCACGCCGGCCGGGGCGGGGTGCCTGCCGTCCGGGCCGTGGGGTGGCCGCTGCCCGACCTGGGCGGAAACCGGGGAGCTCGCACCGGGCGGGCCACGTACCCTCTTCTGTTGTGCCGAACGCCAACGAAGACACCCCCAGCGCCCTGAGCCAGGTGCAGCAGCGCGCCGTGACCGAGCTGCTGCGGGTCTCCCCTGTCGCAGACGATCTTGCCCGCCGTTTTCAGGGGGCGGGCTTCAGTCTCGCCCTCGTCGGGGGCTCCGTCAGGGACGCGCTGCTGGGCCGGCTCGGCAACGACCTCGACTTCACCACAGACGCCCGTCCCGAGGACGTGCTGGGGCTCGTCCGCGGCTGGGCGGACTCCGTCTGGGACGTCGGCATCGCCTTCGGCACGGTCGGCGCGCAGAAGGACGGCTACCAGATCGAGGTGACCACGTACCGCTCCGAGGCGTACGACCGGACGTCGCGCAAGCCCGAGGTCTCGTACGGCGACTCGATCGAGCAGGACCTGGTCCGGCGCGACTTCACGGTGAACGCCATGGCGGTGGCTCTTCCGCAGAAGGAGTTCATCGACCCGCACGGCGGCCTGGAGGACCTCGACGCGCGGGTCCTGCGGACCCCGGGCACGCCCGAGGAGTCTTTCTCGGACGATCCGCTGCGCATGATGCGGGCCGCCCGGTTCGCCGCCCAGCTGGACTTCGAGGTGGCTCCCGACGTGGTGGCCGCGATGACGGCCATGTCCGACCGGCTGGAGATCGTCTCGGCGGAGCGGGTCCGCGAGGAGTTCAACAAGCTGCTGCTCTCGGCCCGGCCGCGCAAGGGGCTGGCGCTGCTCGTGGACACCGGCCTGGCCGACCACGTGCTGCCCGAGCTGCCGGCCCTGCGGCTGGAGAGCGACGAGCACCACCGGCACAAGGACGTCTACGACCACTCGCTGATCGTGCTGGAGCAGGCGATCGACCTGGAGGAGGACGGCCCCGACCTGGTGCTGCGGCTGGCCGCGCTGCTGCACGACATCGGCAAGCCGCGCACGCGCCGCTTCGAGAGTGACGGGCGGGTCTCCTTCCACCACCACGAGGTGGTCGGCGCCAAGATGACCAAGAAGCGCATGACGGCGCTGAAGTACTCCAACGACATGGTCAAGGACGTCTCGCGGCTGGTCGAGCTCCACCTGCGTTTCCACGGTTACGGGGACGGCGAGTGGACCGACTCGGCGGTGCGCCGGTACGTGCGCGACGCGGGTCCGCTGCTCAGCCGCCTGCACAAACTGACCCGCTCCGACTGCACCACGCGGAACAAGCGCAAGGCCACCGCGCTGTCGCGGACCTACGACGGCCTGGAGGAGCGCATCGCGCAGCTTCAGGAGCAGGAGGAGCTGGACGCGATCCGGCCCGACCTCGACGGCAACGAGATCATGGCGGTGCTGGGCGTGGGGCCCGGTCCCGTGATCGGGCAGGCGTACCAGTTCCTGCTGGAGCTGCGGCTGGAGAACGGGCCGATGGGCTCGGAGGCCGCGGCCGAGGCGCTCAAGGAGTGGTGGGCCACCCAGGGCTGAGCCGGCCGCCGCAGGGCTCGACGCCGCGACCCGTCCTCGATGTTTCACGTGAAACATCGAGGACGACGGGGCGGGCCGAGGGCGGCGGGGCAGTAGCTGCGAGGGCGATGTTTCACGTGAAACAGGGGCGTTGTTTCACGTGAAACGTCGCCCCTTCCGCATGAGTCCCAGCGCGACCGCGGTGTAGAGGACGGCGACGAAGAGGACCAGGACCACGGACTTCCCGTCCGGCGGCAGCATCAGGGCGGACACCGCCGCCGCGCCCACGAAGGCGACGTTGAACAGCACGTCGTAGACGGCGAAGACCCGGCCCCGGAAGGCGTCGTCCACCCGGGACTGGACCTCGGTGTCGGTGCAGATCTTCGCGCTCTGTGTGACCAGCCCCAGGACGAACGCGGCCACCAGTGCCGGTGCGACCGTGAAGGGCAGCCCCAGGGCGGGCACGAGGACGGCGGCGATCCCCGCGCAGGCGGTGATCCAGCCGTGGGTGCCGAGCCTGGCCACGGCCCAGGGAGTGATCAGGGCCGCGACGAAGAACCCGCCTCCGGACACCCCGATCGCCAGGCCCAGCAGGGCCAGCCCGTCCGACTCGCGGTCGGACCAGGCGTAGCGGCAGAGCATGAGCAGCATCACCAGGAGCGCGCCGTAGCAGAACCGCATGAGGGTCATGGCGGCCAAGGCGCGGGCGGCCTCCCGGCGGGCCGCGAGGTGGCGCAGGCCCTCTGCCATCCCGCGCGCGGTCAGGGCGAGGGCCTCGACGAGGCGGGGATGACGGTGGTCCGGGCCGTGGTCCGGGCCGAGCAGTCCGACGGCCAGCCGCAGCGAAGCGAGGGCCGCGCACAGATAGAGCACCGCGCCCAGCAGCACGACCGGGGCGTTGGAGTCCGCGGCGAGCAGCCGGACGAGGAAGGCGAGGGCGCCGCCGGCGGTGGCCGCGAGGGTTCCGGCGGTCGGCGAGAGCGCGTTCGCGGTCACCAGCCGGCCCGCGTCGACGACGCGGGGCAGGGAGGCGGAGAGCCCGGCCAGCACGAAGCGGTTGACCGCGGTGACGGAGAGGGCGGACGCGTAGAACAGCCAGTCGGGGGCGGCGGCGAGGACCAGGACCGCGGTCCCGCAGGCCAGGAAGGCGCGCAGGAGATTGCCGTAGAGGAAGACCTGGCGGCGGCGCCACCGGTCGAGCAGGACCCCGGCGAAGGGGCCGACGACCGAGTACGGGAGCAGCAGGACGGCCATGGCGGAGGCGATCGCGGCGGGCGAGGTCTGCTTCTCGGGGGAGAAGACCACATAGGTGGCGAGGGCCACCTGGTAGACGCCGTCGGCGGCCTGGGAGAGCAGTCGCACGGCGAGCAGGTGGCGGAAGTCCCTGAGGCGCAGGAGTACGCGCAGATCACGTACGACAGGCATGTGGGCAAGGGTCACACACGGAGAGGGTCCCCGGACACATTGTCCGGGGACCCTCTGCGGAAAGACAGCCGAAGACGTGTCGTCCCGGCCGGTCGGCGCTGTTTAGCGCTCGACCTCGCCCTTGATGAACTTCTCGACGTTGGCCAGGGCCTCGTCGTCGAAGTACTGCACCGGCGGGGACTTCATGAAGTACGAGGACGCGGAGAGGATCGGGCCACCGATGCCCCGGTCCTTCGCGATCTTCGCGGCGCGCAGGGCGTCGATGATGACACCGGCGGAGTTCGGGGAGTCCCACACCTCGAGCTTGTACTCGAGGTTCAGCGGGACGTCGCCGAACGCACGGCCCTCAAGGCGGACGTAGGCCCACTTGCGGTCGTCGAGCCACGCGACGTAGTCGGACGGGCCGATGTGGACGTTCTTCTCGCCCATCTCGCGGTCCGGGATCTGCGAGGTGACGGCCTGCGTCTTCGAGATCTTCTTCGACTCGAGGCGCTCGCGCTCCAGCATGTTCTTGAAGTCCATGTTGCCGCCGACGTTGAGCTGCATGGTGCGCTCAAGACGGACACCGCGGTCCTCGAACAGCTTCGCCATCACGCGGTGCGTGATGGTCGCGCCGACCTGCGACTTGATGTCGTCGCCGACGATCGGGACACCGGCCTCGGTGAACTTGTCCGCCCACTCCTTGGTGCCGGCGATGAAGACCGGGAGGGCGTTGACGAACGCGACCTTGGCGTCGATGGCGCACTGCGCGTAGAACTTCGCAGCAGCCTCGGAGCCGACCGGGAGGTAGCAGACGAGGACGTCGACCTGGCGGTCCTTGAGGATCTGGACGACGTCGACCGGAGCCTCGTCGGACTCCTCGATGGTCATCCGGTAGTACTTGCCGAGGCCGTCCAGGGTGTGGCCGCGCTGGACCGTGACGCCCGCGCTCGGGACGTCGCAGATCTTGATGGTGTTGTTCTCGCTGGCGCCGATGGCGTCCGAGAGGTCGAGGCCGACCTTCTTCGCGTCGACGTCGAAGGCGGCAACGAACTCGACGTCACCGACGTGGTAGTCGCCGAACTGGACGTGCATCAGACCCGGGACCTTGGTGGCCGGGTCGGCGTCCTTGTAGTACTCGACGCCCTGCACCAGCGAGGCGGCGCAGTTGCCCACGCCGACGATGGCTACGCGAACCGAACCCATTCCGGTTGCTCCCTGTCAGTTCTCAGTGTTCCGGTTGAGCGCCTGCATCCGCAGGCCCTCACTTTGCAGTGTCGTCGGGCGATTCGGGTCGTCGCCGATCCCGTCCCGCCCGCTCGCTCTCGATGAGCTCGTTCAGCCAGCGCACTTCGCGCTCCACGGACTCCATTCCGTGCCGCTGCAGCTCAAGCGTGTAGTCGTCGAGGCGTTCCCGGGTGCGGGCCAGTGAGGCCCGCATCTTCTCCAGGCGCTCCTCGAGACGGCTCCGACGGCCTTCGAGCACCCGCATCCGCACTTCACGTTCGGTCTGGCCGAAGAAGGCGAAGCGGGCCGCGAAGGACTCGTCTTCCCAGGTGTCGGGTCCGGTGTGGGACAGGAGCTCCTCGAAGTGCTCCTTACCTTCCGCCGTCAACCGGTAGACGATCTTGGCACGGCGCCCCGCGAGTGAAGCGGCGAGGGCGTCCTCCGGGGCATTCCCCGGTTCCTCGATCAACCAGCCGTTCGCCACCAGCGTCTTGAGGCAGGGGTAGAGGGTTCCGTAGCTGAACGCCCGGAACACCCCCAGTGAGGTATTGAGCCGTTTCCGCAGCTCATAACCGTGCATCGGGGACTCGCGAAGCAGACCGAGGACGGCGAATTCGAGGATTCCTGAGCGTCTGCTCACTCGCCGCCTCCTCCTCCGCCCTGGTTCCTTATGCCGAGCTGATGTATCGACTCGATACATCCGGACGATAGAACGGGCGCGGGCAGACGGCAAGGCCGGACATGGTGACCGGCGTCACATCACCAATTCGTAGGAGGCAAGTTGCCTGATTTGGGGTGAACTTCTGCGCTGCGAGCGTTTTGACCGTGCGTAGTCTGTGCGGCAGACACCGGGGGGACCGGAACTCAACTGCCGCTTCAGGCGTCACTCGCCTGCCCGAGGAGTAGTCGTTCGATGAGCGAGCACCGTCGTAAACCGCCTCAGTCGCAGGGCGGTGGACGCGCCGCGGCCCGCCGGGCCGCGCAGCAGCGTCCCGGTCGCAGAGGCGCGGACGGACGGGACGTCCCCACCGGAGCGCCCGCTGCCCCGTACGGTCAGTCCCCCTACGGCCAGCCCCCGTACGGACAGCATGGCCGCGGCCAGGATCCGTACGGCCAGGGCGGCCACGCCCAGGGCGGTTACGGCCAGGAATCGGTCCACGGCAGCCGCGCCGAGGCCCGGCGGGCCGCGCAGCGCGGCGGCCGTCGGCGCGGTGCGGAGCCCCAGGGCCGGGGTGGCGAGGCCGCCGGCAAGCGGTTCATCGACTACCCGCGCGCGAACAAGCACGGCTGGAAGCGCTTCGTGCCCAGCTGGAAGCTGGTGGGCGGGACCGCGCTCGGCTTCACGGCCCTGCTGACCGCGGGCGCCGGCATCGCCTTCGCCCTCGTCGGCACGCCCAGCGAGAAGCAGGCCGCGATCGCCCAGAACAACGTCTACTACTGGGCCGACGAGACCCAGATGGCCGCGGTGGGCGGTGAGCGCAACCGCCAGATCGTGCCCATCGAGAAGATCCCGAAGTCGCTGCAGGACGCCGTGATCGCGGCCGAGAACGCCTCGTTCGACGACGACAAGGGCGTCGACCCCATGGGCATCGGCCGCGCCGTCTTCAACATGGCGACCGGCGGCGACACCCAGGGCGGCTCCACGATCACCCAGCAGTTCGTGAAGAACACCTACCTGGACTCGGAGCAGACGCTCAAGCGCAAGGTCGTCGAGCTCTTCATCTCGATAAAGGTCGGTGCCACGAAGAAGAAGCCCGAGATCATGCAGGGCTATCTCAACACCGCATACTTCGGCCGCAACGCCTACGGCTGCCAGGCGGCCTCCCAGGCGTACTTCAAGCTGGACTGCGAGGAGCTCAACCCCTCCCAGAGCGCCTTCCTCGCCCAGCTGCTCAAGGGCCCCAACCTGTACAACCCGGACGGCGGCATCGGCGCCGCGGCCACCCCCGAGGGCAACACGGAGCGCGCCAAGAAGCGCTGGAAGTGGGTGCTCGACCGCGAGGTCGAGGTCGGCCGGATGGAGCAGTCGGAGCGGGACAAGTACAAGGTGTTCCCCACGCTCCAGCCCTCCGCGCAGGCCCTCTCGCTGTCCGGCCAGACCGGCTACCTGGTCGAGACGGCCAAGCAGTACGTCATGAAGAAGCTGGACCTCAAGCCCGAGGACCTGGACCGCGGCGGCTACCAGATCCACACCACCTTCCAGAAGCCGAAGGTCGACGCCCTCGCCAAGGCCGTCGACAAGACGCGCAAGGAGTTCCTCGACGAGAAGGCCCGGCCCAGGACGGACAAGTTCGTCCAGTTCGGCGCCGCCTCCGTGGACACCAGCAACGGCGCCATCGTCGCCCTGTACGGCGGCGCCGGCTTCGACAAGAACCACTTCTCGAACAACGCCAACACCATCGGTGTCCCGGTCGGCTCCACCTGGAAGCCGTACGTGCTGGCCGCGGCCATGCAGTACGGCACGCAGAACTCCGACGGCGAGGGCATCTCCGCGGACAGCAAGTACAACGGCAACGACCTGACGGTCATCAAGAACCGCGACGGCCAACCGCTGCGCTACGCCGACGGCCGTCCGTTCCGGCAGAAGAACGAGAGCCCCACCCGCTTCGGGTACGTGACGCTCAACGAGGCGATGGAGAAATCCATCAACACCCCGTTCGCCCAGCTCGTCTTCGACGTCGGCCACGACAAGGTGCGCCAGGTCGCCGAGTCCACCGGCATCCTCAAGGACTCGATGAACCCGAACGACGACGCGTCGTTCGCCCTCGGCACGTCCACCCCGAGCGCCATCCGGATGGCCGACTCGTACGCGACGTTCGCCGCCTCCGGCACCCACCACGAGCCGTTCTCCGTCACGAAGGTCCTCAAGGACGGCAAGGAACAGTCCGGCTTCGAGCCCCCCGCGGCCCAGAAGGCGATGGACAACTCCATCGCCGACAACATCACCAAGGTGCTGCAGAACGTGGTGGAGAACGGCACCGGCACCAAGGCCAAGAAGCTGGGCCGGCCGGTCGCCGGCAAGACCGGCACCACCGACCGCAACAAGTCGGCCTGGTTCGTCGGCTACACCCCGCAGCTCTCGACCGCGGTGACGCTGTTCCGCACCGACCCGACCTCCAAGGACAAGAAGCTCATCTCCATGAACGGCACGGGCGACGTCCCGTCCATCCACGGTGGTGACATTCCGGCCGAGATCTGGGTGAACTACATGCGGGACGCCGTCAAGGGCACCCCGGAGAAGGAATTCCCGGAGGCCGAGGAGATCGGCGTGGACGCGGACGCCGACGGCGCCCCCACCCCCAAGCCCACCCCCACGTTCACCAAGACCGTGGAGCCCACGCCCAGCGCCACCACGCCGAGTCCCACCAAGTCGCCCTCACCCACCCCGTCCCGGGGCGGCAAGCCGTCCTGCAAGCCCTGGCAGTGGGACTGCAACACCGACGGCGGCACGGACTCGGGCACCACCACCGGCAACGACAGCGGCGGCGCCTCCGACGGCGGGGCGACCGGCGAGCCGACGCCGACGACCAGCCCGTCGAGCAGCGGAAGACCCGGCGGCCGCAACGGAGGCTCCAACAGCGGCCTGATCTCCGGCGCCGAAGGCGGCTGACCCGGCCTACGGGGCCTCGGCCCGGGACCCCGGTCCAAGGGCGCCCACAGGCCGCCCACAGCCCCTCCAGAGCCCCCCTGAGGGCCGTCGCACCCCGGTGCGGCGGCCCTCACCGCATGAGACGCCGTACGGCAGGATGTGCGCATGACGAAGGTGCACGGGGACCGCCCCGTACCGCCCACCCAGCAGGACGAGGTCGCCGCGGCGGGCAGCGAGCTGCTCGGCGGCCCGCTCGGCAGGCGGGCCGTGACCGGCGGACACCGCATCACCCCGGTCGCCGTGGTCGCCCTGGTCGCCCTCGGCATGTTCGCCCTCGGCATGGTGCAGAAACTGCCCTGCTACGACTGGGCCTGGTTCCGCGGGGCCGGATCGCAGTACACGCACGCCTGCTACTCCGACATCCCGCACCTGTACGTCGCCCGCGGCTTCT
It contains:
- a CDS encoding DUF6049 family protein is translated as MAEAADIQGTTPAPARRWLRRAVVLLAGTPVLAGLVYVQAGSSAQAAPTAPSAPAVPSTPAGPRSGSSTVEVSVDSLTPSAPVKDDTLTITGTVFNRGPEAITKAHVGLRVGAVLSERDSIDEATEGTTFRPGVDPSEIDSAYAVKLPDLAAKTAQPFTLKIPVSKLELDEDGVYPLGVSMSGESGDRGYEQVLGLRRTLLPWQPDAAAKRSQLSYVWPLISTTHLTAETGSDETQTPVFENDDLAAELAPGGRLEQMVTLGSGLPVTWVIDPDLLASADAMKGSYRVRTADGSTVPGTNQDIAKRWLNALEQAVQGKKVVALPFADPDLASLAHRGKNVSGSLGQLRPATEKAKQAVETVLHVTPSTDFSWPVDGAVDPAIVSVATSAGAHNVLARSDSLQETGGLGYTPSAARPIGAGRTAVVADARLSTAFTGDMLSAEKSTLAVQRFLAQSLALNLQDADAQRSFVVAPQRMPTASQAQTMAQALRALQPGRWTLPVDLETAAKTKPDPDATSLVPGAGQYPQALSRQELPQSAFEKIRTTQNTLDNFKVILTKPERVEFPFGNTFNREMSTSWRGRAQEGRTYRNEVQDYLITLTQRVQLIPKSDVTLSGHSATVPVTVQNSLVQDVQGLVLKVKSTNPTRLMFGDSGEAEQDVTITGGHSQSVKFTANATASGPVEVTAQLFTKEGVPYGKERRFVVDATEITATVMLVIAGGMLLLVLACIKMYASRKRAAARAASEESTQPSDPTPDTAPESGDPSGPGETVDR
- a CDS encoding MFS transporter, producing MPVVRDLRVLLRLRDFRHLLAVRLLSQAADGVYQVALATYVVFSPEKQTSPAAIASAMAVLLLPYSVVGPFAGVLLDRWRRRQVFLYGNLLRAFLACGTAVLVLAAAPDWLFYASALSVTAVNRFVLAGLSASLPRVVDAGRLVTANALSPTAGTLAATAGGALAFLVRLLAADSNAPVVLLGAVLYLCAALASLRLAVGLLGPDHGPDHRHPRLVEALALTARGMAEGLRHLAARREAARALAAMTLMRFCYGALLVMLLMLCRYAWSDRESDGLALLGLAIGVSGGGFFVAALITPWAVARLGTHGWITACAGIAAVLVPALGLPFTVAPALVAAFVLGLVTQSAKICTDTEVQSRVDDAFRGRVFAVYDVLFNVAFVGAAAVSALMLPPDGKSVVLVLFVAVLYTAVALGLMRKGRRFT
- a CDS encoding CCA tRNA nucleotidyltransferase codes for the protein MPNANEDTPSALSQVQQRAVTELLRVSPVADDLARRFQGAGFSLALVGGSVRDALLGRLGNDLDFTTDARPEDVLGLVRGWADSVWDVGIAFGTVGAQKDGYQIEVTTYRSEAYDRTSRKPEVSYGDSIEQDLVRRDFTVNAMAVALPQKEFIDPHGGLEDLDARVLRTPGTPEESFSDDPLRMMRAARFAAQLDFEVAPDVVAAMTAMSDRLEIVSAERVREEFNKLLLSARPRKGLALLVDTGLADHVLPELPALRLESDEHHRHKDVYDHSLIVLEQAIDLEEDGPDLVLRLAALLHDIGKPRTRRFESDGRVSFHHHEVVGAKMTKKRMTALKYSNDMVKDVSRLVELHLRFHGYGDGEWTDSAVRRYVRDAGPLLSRLHKLTRSDCTTRNKRKATALSRTYDGLEERIAQLQEQEELDAIRPDLDGNEIMAVLGVGPGPVIGQAYQFLLELRLENGPMGSEAAAEALKEWWATQG
- a CDS encoding PadR family transcriptional regulator — translated: MSRRSGILEFAVLGLLRESPMHGYELRKRLNTSLGVFRAFSYGTLYPCLKTLVANGWLIEEPGNAPEDALAASLAGRRAKIVYRLTAEGKEHFEELLSHTGPDTWEDESFAARFAFFGQTEREVRMRVLEGRRSRLEERLEKMRASLARTRERLDDYTLELQRHGMESVEREVRWLNELIESERAGRDRRRPESPDDTAK
- the murJ gene encoding murein biosynthesis integral membrane protein MurJ, with the translated sequence MNAPYDGDRAQGAGGPAPARDTGQGAPLPGQATPPAPPQPDPYVQDPYVQDAYDRDPYRSQDLSWQDPVTEALYDRASHPPPPPGTFQEPGPLYGSPAAAPGYAPDPRVWAQTPPPEPDGPSRHLPYGDHATTTQFVGVDALVTEAADEQPEPDAFAHLYRDQQAPGTPAPPTPAAEEPPVATPAPAKPAGRASSLLKSSALMAAGTIVSRITGFLRTLVIAAAIGVGTLNDTYQVANTLPTMIYVLVGGGALNAVFIPQLVRAMKNDDDGGEAYANRLLTLVVVLLAGVTTVCVLAAPLFIRMMSTKIASDPEQLDVAVTFARYCLPTMFFMGIHVVLGQILNARGRFGAMMWTPVLNNIVVIATFGTFIWAFGGFTSSGVTAANVTADGVRLLGLGTLLGLTVQALAMFPYLRDAGFRPRLRFDWKGHGLGKAARLAKWTFFFVLANQLGLVVVTQLATWAGSVAEKQGHSGTGITAYNYALLLWQMPQAIITVSVMTAVLPRISRSAHDGDAAAVRDDISYGLRTSAVAIVPCAFAFLALGVPMATLLYAGSGAGAQNIGYILMAFGLGLIPYSVQYVVLRGFYAYEDTRTPFYNTVIVASVNAAVSAAAFLVLPARWAVVGMAVAYGLGYTVGVGVAWRRLRTRLGGDLDGAHVMRTYARLAGACLPAAALAGACAYGITRMLGSGITGSLASLIAGGIVLLGVFLAAAKRMRIDELNAMVGMVRGRLGR
- a CDS encoding inositol-3-phosphate synthase, with amino-acid sequence MGSVRVAIVGVGNCAASLVQGVEYYKDADPATKVPGLMHVQFGDYHVGDVEFVAAFDVDAKKVGLDLSDAIGASENNTIKICDVPSAGVTVQRGHTLDGLGKYYRMTIEESDEAPVDVVQILKDRQVDVLVCYLPVGSEAAAKFYAQCAIDAKVAFVNALPVFIAGTKEWADKFTEAGVPIVGDDIKSQVGATITHRVMAKLFEDRGVRLERTMQLNVGGNMDFKNMLERERLESKKISKTQAVTSQIPDREMGEKNVHIGPSDYVAWLDDRKWAYVRLEGRAFGDVPLNLEYKLEVWDSPNSAGVIIDALRAAKIAKDRGIGGPILSASSYFMKSPPVQYFDDEALANVEKFIKGEVER